The sequence below is a genomic window from Cicer arietinum cultivar CDC Frontier isolate Library 1 chromosome 6, Cicar.CDCFrontier_v2.0, whole genome shotgun sequence.
GTGTTTacgtaattattttaatagtataaaaaattgagtatttgaaaagaaaaatttatatttttaaaataaatgtccTGTTTTCTTAACGTGATTTGTCCTTGCACGTGCATTTTGAAGGATTTGTGTTATAATATGAAGGAATAGATCTAATACGAAGGATTtgtgttttatgtttttttaaatagttaatgtttataattaattggTAATTTTTGTTAGAGTGAGGAAATAAAACCATAACATCCTTGTCTCTTCAACTACTTCAAAACCATCTTATGACTTCATGATTTGTGTTCTATGTTAATCACTAATCATTACTTTTAGGTAAATACTAccaaatattctaaaaattcaCATTAAAGAACTAAATATAAAaccaaatattatttaaaagtgGTGTATTCAATCTTGAtagtttaaaaattgatttttccaagacaaactatttttttattcttttacaaGTGCCATTAAAGCAGCCACACTCTTACTTTTATTCTACACGTACAAGTAGAAACATGGGGGAGGGGGTGTTGAATATTCCAATCTACGCCTGCATCACACCTCATATTGCATCTGATCATACACATACTTTGATAAATTCATCATGTAGTATAGTAGACCAACAAAGAGAAGCTATAACATCGCCAACATGTTATAAATCAATGTTTTCAAATGTAAAAATACATGGACAAATTTTTGGGGCCAATACACGAAACATCTCTTCATTAAATATCGAGGATGATTAGAATAGTTCATTACATGTTACAATTATACATTTTTCATGTCAGGCGATCTCTTCTTCCTCCTTTCAAGGGCATTTTGCATTATGTCTCTGTATAtcacacaaacaaacaaacgAATAACTTGGCGGAGCAGGAAGGTGATCTTCCACCTTTTCCTCCAAACAGATGCCTCTTTCATCACTTTTTTAAAGATACAAAATAAGCATTAAggaatataaacaaaatatttcaggTGTCTTCAAGGTTAATGATCAAAGGTGGTTGGATATCATCGTTCGGAACTTGAAGATCCATTTGTGTCATAACTTCTTGCAGCTCCTGCTCACGGAACCTGCTCATACGCTCTATCAATTGCGTTGCCTTTCTTTTGCCTCTGTCTGTACCATTTTGAGCCAACTCCAACAATGGAGCCATCACTCCTAGCTCTTGTGCTTGCACTAGATATTGTCGATCTCCAGAACAAAGGTGAACTAAAACCGCAGCTGCATTCTCTTTGTTCCTCGGGGATCCGTTCCCAATAAACTCTACCAAAACTGGCACTGCCTCTGCAGCACCAATGGCAGCTTTTCCATCGGGATGACTAGCCAAAATTGCTAAAATGGCCAATGCTTCATCCACCATTCCACCAGTAGGTTCTGTCAGCAGTCGCATCAGCGTGGGAATAACACCGGCCCTCACTGCCTTACCCTTGTTTCCCTGGTAAATGCACAAGTTGAAGAGTGCTGTTGCAGCATCTTTCTTACCTCTTTGGGTGCCCTCACTCAGCAGTGTCACCAACGGTGATATGGCTCCTGAAGAACCAATTGTAACCTTATTTTCATCGATAACTGAAAGGCTGAAAAGTGTTGCTGCTGCGTTTTCCCGGGCTTCCATGCTTCCTCTCTTCAGCACATGAACTATGCCGGGAACTGCTCCTGAAGATACAATGCTTCCTTTGTTACTCTCGTATATGGAGAGATTCAAAAGCGCTGTCACAGCATGCTCTTGAGTGCGGGAGTCTGGCACGGAGAGGAGACCAACAAGGAGAGGTATTGCACCAGCTTCAGCAATAGCTACACGGTTATCTGCATTGCGTTTTGCAAGAAGGCGAATCTCACCGGCAGCTGATCTCTGGTCTTCAGGACTGCCAGATGTGAGCTTTTGGATAAGACTTTCAATCTTACTTCGCTCAGCTGGGGAGCAGGCTGATGCTGATTTGCTAGGCTCAGAACTGCTGGGTCGTTTTGGTGGCTCTATGCCATTGGCTTCACACCATTGTTCTATCAGGCTTCGTAAGACATAGTTGGGTGTGAGAACGGTACTGGTGAGACTCTGCTGTGTTTTCGGACATGTCCCGTGACCGTCTTGCAACCACTTCTCAATACAGGAACGCTCATAAGTCTGCAGATGAGGACAAGATGCATCTGAGTGTTAATAGACAGTTATCAGCAAACTGTCTCTGAAATGGGAGAATATAATGTCAATAATGCACATTGGAATCATCATATAGCCTTCAACTTTTATAACTCAAAATTCAACCGAAAATTATGGTTCCATATTAATCCATCAATATATAAAGCAATTGTACATTTTTGCAATGTGGCCGACTCAATTAAAGTTCAATGGCCTTGTAgaagaaatttcaaaataaagtaGGGACATCATTTTGATTTGCTTTTGCttctttctttctctcaacaTGACCCTCTCTTGTTAGTAAAATGAGAGAATGGTCATCCACCAAATGGTGAAAAGGCTACAATTTCTGGTACAAATCATTGAAAACTAAAATTAGAGTGAAAACAATTGTAATTATTAACTGGAAACAGattattataagttttttaaaaccaaatagaCCTTTAGATCTCTAGACAAAATTGTGCAAGAGCGTGGATCCTTTTGCAGCAATATAACATTCAAGCAGACATATAAGGACCGTCAGATCTTACCAATTTGGAAGTTAAGAATGATAATGAAATGACCAAACCTTACTAGCTATCAGAGGGTATCATACCTGTCCAGTAGAAACAATGACAGGATCTTTCATCAATTCCAGGGAAATTGGACATTTAAAATCACTAGGGATAGTGGGGACCTGATGATTCTTATCATTTGCCCCTAGTCCGTAAAATCCTGAAGAAAGGGTTTTTCCTATTACAGCATCATCCTTGACTAGGTTTTCTATTTGCACATGATCCTTTATCTTCTTCAATAACATTGACATCTTCTCAATGCGTGCCCCTGGATCCCCACCACTTGCTGCCACCATCTCATGCAAAGCGAGTGATTCCTGTGTAAGATCGGCTATTCCCATCAATTGCAATTTGTCTGCTAATCGACTTAAAAGAGCAGGATCTGTAGCTGTATCATTGCTATTAGTGTAAAGGGATGAGATATCCTCATACAACTTGACATCCGGATCATCAACTCTCCCTTTGGCTCTTCTGAACTGAGCAAGAACCAGGTCAACCTAAAATGATAGGGAGAATTAGACAAGATTATATGAAGAGCAAAAATGTAAAGATAAAGAAGCTCCACAGTGTGACAGTGTCCATTCTATTGTAAATATCTAGTAAATAAATAGGTCAACAgataaaaatttgttaattaaaGAAGAGTCCAAtgctataaatatatataatagaactATTTATACCTGCTCTTTAACTTCATCTGATATGTCAAGTTTATCATAGGAAATTCCATCCAGTGATTGTTCCAACCGAGCTGTCACCTCATAGAAATTATTCATAATCTGGTCCCTCTCTAGGACCTATAAACAAGAGAAAAGACAACTGAATCAACATCTAAGGCAGCACATGTCATTTTACTAGAATAAATTTGTCATAATGCTCTCTCTACTTATATTGTTTGACCAATAATTTTAAGAGTGGGATTCACAATGGAAACTGAGCTGCAAGCAACCGAAGGTCAAAACAAGCATATATGCCTTCTATGTAACTGTAAGCATGGTAAGGTTCTCATATAGACAAAAAGTATGAGTCAAATAGTACAAATATCGTAAattgtattaaattattaattggtTAATTTTGCAGCAACCAGAATAGTTTAACCATTTCAAAGTTCCACAAGACAATAAATTTGGTACCATGGACAGTGTTTTTATGATATAGTAATGCTTGAAACACTGTGGGCATCATTAAAGGAAAAACACTCTTCGACTACCTCTACATTTTACCTCTGTAACTTTGTCTGCAAAGCCCCACACAACAGAAATCCGAACTAATAACAAGGATCCAAAGCATTTGGACCACATGTGGACCATTGTGGCAGAATCACCAAACAGCTATAGTCTTGCCAAAGTTAAAAAACGAAGGCTTTGAAATCTCAGGGTACCTTCGATAAAAGAGGGTTTAAGGAAAAGAAGAGTGCTAATCATGATCcataatatatttcattatcAGCCTCCCTTTTGCTAAACATATAATGGTGATTAAGCATCAATGGTAAAAAAATTAGTACACTAGATCATCAAATACCAACAGCCCCAAAAAGGAATGCCCGCAATATGGTTTTTCAGCTGTGAGAAACTTAACGCCTTCAGAAATCTCCTTTTGTCTCGCAAATGTTCATGTGTGCAAGACTATATCTTTCAATTTCTCATCTGGACTGGGAAAGTATCTCAACTCTCAAGTGAAGAAAGAAAAGGCatacaaaatatttacttaACTCCTTATCAAAAGCCTGTTTAACCATAGAAATAAATGGGAGAAGATTCTCCTGTTGATATTCCCAAGGGAACAGTTGTTGAATTGGATATACTGGATTCAGCTATTTTGATTTGGTCCACCCTTAATTCAGCTGTAAGTTGTTTTCGTCTAATAACTTAGAATATTTTTTGGTGTAAAGTGTAAACAGGGAGAGGATTGTGCTGTCAATATCCAGGTCCAGGGACACAACAAGAAAACTATATGGAACCCAGTAGTGTTACAAATTGTTGAGATGGTGAAGAGTAACAGGCTTGTGCCATGTAATTTCAGAAGATTCCATCCAAAACATTGAACACCATACAAGCTCAAAAACCAGAACTTTCGTTTCTTTACACTTCCTAAACACCATGCAATCAATCCTCAATGCCCAATTTAGCACGAAAATCCATAATTTCGTGGCACTCATCCAttataaacaaatcaaattaaaaaataataataataattaaaataaaataaaaaaaccacaTAACTAGTTCAGAGAAGATGGATCATAATCACCAACACAAATCTGAACaacaatcataatttaaaagagAGATCAATTGCATAAATAAAATCAGCTATTctatagaattaaaaaaaaaaaaactaaataaaagaaTACTACAAATCTGGGGTAAACATAATTCATTCCACTTCAAATTGCAGGTAATTCATAATTAGATAACAGACAAAGATCAAAAACCATATCGTACTTTGCATCTCAGCCATAAGATAACATGAACAATTACTCCCACACAACCAAGTAATACATATATctgtatttttttcattataaaaaacaaaaattatatatccgAGTTCAAAGATATGTTACTACTAAAAATTACTTTTGGTTGCAATTGCATCTCTAAAAGCTATCTACAGAAagcaaaaaaatcattaaaaagtaACAAACCATGAAAATCTTGCTTCCTTCACTTCCAAATCTGAGAATTTCCCTAGCTGATTCAAGTGCTTCCTTGAACGAAATAATGGCTTTTGAAGTATGCTTAGGGATTGAACCTTTCATATCCCTAATCTCTTCAAACAAAGGGATCAACAGCTTCAATCTTCGTGCTAAATTACAATATTGTTTCTTCACCATAGGTCTGAAGTCTGAGATGTTAGCTATCTCATTCAATAGGTCAATTACAACGCTTACTTTATCACCTTCCATTGAATCGGAGTTTTTCAGATCGTTCTATACGGTACCGTTTTAGTAGGAAAAAATTGGTTGCTGGAGATCTCGGTTGCCGGTCATCATAGTCTTCGTCAACTACACGAAATTTTCAGACACTGAAGTTTTTCGGACAGAGAGATataatagagagagagagagagacgcGCAATGACTTTTTCCTATTAACTCCTTTTGTGGCGCGGCTTAAGGTGATTTTTACTGAAAAAGTGTTTGGACTTTTGGTGGAAATTGTGGTAGCTCGGCTCAGCTTGGCTTGGCTTGGCTTGGATTTGGTAAGGCTGGGACGGCGCTGAAGTTGAAGGTCGGTTAATTCGGTTTAACCAACCACGGTAACTCTTGTACAAGAAAAGAATAGAAAACAAGAATAGCTATCCGATGGGCACGGAGAAAATCTTTGAGTAGGGGGACTGTCAATTTTGTGTTTCGGAGAAGGACAAAATTCCTTGTCTCTAGGATGGAATATCTAtttcatcctttttttttatataataaaattttgatatttaggATTGGATATCTTTTTATTGATATGAATCTTATAACATGTgggaatttttttattatttttacaaagtaaATATGTAGATAATTTTACACCATGGATCAATATTTAAGGTTAATATAAAATTCTAACAATAGaaagttatattatttaaaagtaatagttgatatgatttatttttatttttataaataaaataataattttattcatgtTGATTGAATatgagatatatatttattatttttatttttattgaatgaatatattttaagttgttatatcaattataaaaataaagatagttattaatatttactttttttattatttattataagaaaatttaactaattatacGTTTATTAAGGAATTcaagtaaatttaatataattttttttaataaaaaacatatatatttacaaaaatatcttTATTCCTTTTTTGTGTCTTTTTCACTTACTACCCTCTACCTAGAACTAAGCATCCATAATTTTCACAACAACATtatctatttttcttaattatataaatagtttttaaaatatattcacaCAGATATACATGGATAATacacattaattattattataatttttaaactaaataaatagtttaatttatagTCCATTTGTggtttgtatttaaaaaatatattttataaatttttaagaaaaatagaaattaatttttatttgtttactattatataaatcaatcatttaaaaaaatatatttgaatatattcataaaaaattgtgtagaagtgtatttttgaaagaaaaaaattactatatataaaacataaaaaataaaaaataaaaatagaaaatatatttttctacagATGATAAATTTGTGCACTTATAACTCATTTGATATCGTAAGATAGATAAAATAGGATAAGTAATTCTATTTGAATATAGTATTTTGATGGGTGAGTTGGTAGGATATGACATGTCAATCTTACTATCTTATTTGTCTTGTtcctttataatttatttattgtgtaTTATAGAATAGagacataatataatataaagttagataataataagataGGATATTGGTGAAATAAACATTATCATATCGTGTGTTAGATATACATGTgatatattatatcattttatcacacatgatatattattttatttcaaatatatcaTGTGTAATATATTGACATAATCAACAAATACAAACActatattatatcattttattttgtttgtatttgtctatttgatacacatctcatcataatatgatataatatattatatttaaataacaaaattatgatcgttaatagttatatattagttttttaaatattatattatattttaaatattataaattgacaaaaaaaactaaaaaaaattaaataaataatgaaataaatttatatttaaaattatccattgactttactaaataaataatttaaatttaaaaataaatatgagtaATCAAAtagttctattttatttgttagtatatatatatatatatatatatatatattatgtaaatggaaaaaatactcttataaataaattatacttattttataattttaaataataatttattaaattcaagagttttgtctaattttaaatactaattatatttacttttataatttatgtaaaTGGAAGAGTTTTGTTTTCTATTGTAATTTAACTAAGTGATTAAATTAAAgtataattaaagataaatcgTTTAGCATAATCTTAGTTGAGACATTTATTAGTTAACTTTATTTACATACtatcaaaactctaaattaCTAAACCTAAAAATGGAAGGATCACAAAAAAAACTGagtgtttattataaaattatttcaaaatgagAATCATTTTTAAtgtaacttaatttttttttaattgtactattcaattattattatgtacattactttaaaaatattaattttatttttcatttataatggtaaaaaatacattaatagtTAGTAaacaaaataactattatatttcttctgtttattaaattttttaatatgtatataaaaattttgaaatccCCCCTCAGACCTTATTTACATCCAAAAGTTGATCTAGTTGGTTTAATTGAGTCAAAtagaacaattttttaattattttaattaatttttccttataaataatatcataatgaatattaacttttaaaagtGTGTTTCACGAGATATATGAGTAAATACTTTAGATAAAttgtatttgattattttttagaagaGTATATACACAAAACTTCTTTTAAAGTGATTTTTATCCTCAGATTtgaaggaaaataaaaatatttaaaaagtaaataataaatattatcataatttattcataaatataaaattattaaaaataaaaatcttgtGTCGTTCCCCTCGATCGAAATAGATAGAAGAAAGCATGTCGGTTAACACCAAAAATCAAGCAAATTAGCTAGGAGTATGACGAGCGGATTAAGTGGGACCATACAAAAATGAAGAGTTGGTGTCCCTAAAATATCCATGAATATGATCAAGAATTACGAATCAAAATGAAATGCGTTCAATGAACGATGACCATATACATATGATGGGCCCACACGTTTCGACGGCGGAAGTGATGGTATGAGTGGGTTATGCAGACAACTAGACTCACCACACGTCAATCATCTACTTGTCTCCACTTACAAGCAACGATCCAGCTACACAACTTCATAATAACTTAATAACAAAAAGTAATTGCTGATGGTATTCTGTGTTTCTTTTTCTGCTctcaaatatattgttcaaaGTTAAAATTTCGTAATATATTTCTgttcttaaatatattattagaagttAAAATTTTGTgtatgttttatattattaaaaattaaaatttgacaaaaattcaaaacacaTAGCGAACAAATTTAAGAATTTGTATAAACATTGTCAAATACTTACTCTAATCACATActattttggtttataaaagaaagtttctacaacaacaacaaaaagtagcaaaaattttaaatacgatgattctctttaattatttagttGAAGAGAAAATaggagaaaagaaaaataaaatatttattttctcttgtgtgaaaagtaaaaaagaaaagaactgATAGGCTTTAAACATGTcaaaaatatctcaaaaaaaattgagatgtcAAAGACCAAGAGAATGGATAAAAATGTGAGATATATggtatattttatgtattttttatataagaaaaaactAGAGAAAGAACATGTGTTTGCTCACCATCactatatttttactaaaaagtaatatttattcatttaatttagtataaattatattgttcaaaaataatataatttaaagtcattaaaattgaaaataataaatctcTAAATAAATTCATccaaattaatagtataaaacgataaaacatctataaatatattaaaaaacttacaaatatgattaaattgaagTGCATAATACTCGTGTCTCTGAAAATAGAATGTTAACAACGTTAAAATTATTTCTTGAATCTGCATACAAATGAAATTGATATGCCAATATGAACTAATGATTCTCTGCCTCCCTTTATTTGATTGATTGGAGAGAAAATGAACAAagttaattgttattattttttgaaaggaGGACATCTTCCttcaactaaaaaatttaattttttttattatttgaaatttattatccattaaaaaaaattaagtcttaaatatattttgattcatttattttatttgaaattaaattttagtctCCTTAATTTTAAACTTTAGTTTTTGGTCTCCTATTTTACGACTTGTGAAATTTTCTTGGTCATCctccatttttttataatgtggCATGCTCGTTAAtgatatgaattaaataaaaatacattcatGTCAATAATCAATatccttttattattttttattcaacaaaGTTTTCACAAACACCATTATTAGTAACAATGTAAGCAAACATtacaaaggaaataaaaaaacgTGAACAAGAttctattttattcaatttaattgtGTCACATAATTAATGAGCATGTAGCATCATAAAAATGGAAGGAGAcagaaaaaaaatccaaaagtTGTAAAATGAGaacttaaaatcttattttagaaaTAGATAGATTAAAAGttagttttgaataaaataagggaattaaaaatacatttaagttattaatCATCATTGagttaaatttgtattttaattaagaaattaaattatttgattaaattttatttttgtcaatttaactaattaatgtaATTTGAATATTGAAATTAcctgaattatattaattgatttgatacaattaattattaatttttttttatttgtagatGAAATAGTAAATAAACTTACATACAACTCTGATGTCACAAATTCGAATAACGAATATGGTATATAGTTtaatagttttaatatttttcagttGAGTTAGGACTTAtggataattattaattaatgttaataaattaagatattaatatgttgtgattaaattgattttataattcaaattattattattttttgataaaattcaaataatttatacCATATTTATAGATTGAAACATTCTTTTAACAATTAAGTTATCTTTATAGgcctatttttaaaacaaacttTATCTATctcaattttctatttttttttaaaaaaaacatcaaagtGTAAAAAATTTACCACTCTCATCCGTAGGAAAGGGAATAGAACCAAATGTATTTTGCCTAGATGCACCCTTTAAATCTACAATTTAGGATTTTACAATTAGTATCACATGATCTCTTATCTCATAATCATTATTTTCCTCGGCGTCCTTATTTGAACTTCTGAATCACATTGGATCAATTTAATTTAAGGTCAACTTAATGATATGATACCATCTTAAAATCATATTTGATGTGACAACATTTTTCATATCTAATTTTATAGTAATCGATTGACACACAAAAATTCAGTGGCTAGTGTACAATAAAAACCATAGGAAAATATATACTAATATGCGAGTTTTATACTTCAATTTTCCCCTACTATGATAATCATTTccgattttatttttaaatcaatagtTTAAATATAGAATGTTTTTCTAATTAACCAAAcgatatttattcatttaaattgatataaattatatcGATTaacaatacaatttaaaattgttaaaaaaaaattacgaacAAACTcacataatttatattaatagtataaaacgtCAAAATGTTTATAAATGTGATAAAGCTTACAAATACGATAAATTTGATGTGTCTGAATTATACATCCGGAGGTACAACATTGAAGACGTCAAATTCATTGattgaatttataattgattgaaGTTGATCTATCAATCTGAAATCAAACCAACACCGCAACAAAACGGGAAACCAAAACAACACCACAacaagacataaaatcaaaataacattgcactaaaaagaaattaaaaataaaaaaagtaaataaaaaataaaaactaaacaggtgtgaaaatcatttatttaaaattaaaaaaaaatgaacaaaaataatttatatgagaTTTCAGACCAAAAATTGACCATAAATATCTCTCTCTTAGATGAAGaaatgagaaataaaaaaaaaaaaacaattagaactaatatataattagttaacaatagtaattattaataacttttatatttttaatatcatatataattttatttataagcgAATAAAGATTGTGTGAGCgcaaacacacaaaaatatttgattttatttattaattcattttacacaaagaaaaaagtgaaattgaaaaataaaagacttTAGACTGATCAAAAAATAAGTGTCAAAACGAGCTCAAggttatttgaaatttgaaagttGCCTTTTGTACCCCATCAATTAACTCTATACcccctatttaaaaattttatgttttaaatatccaaaatacccttaataaaactgtaaaaataaaaaagttccTTAATATTTCCACAAGTTGTGTTTTTCAGAAAAGTGAGTGATgttgaattttctttttttaccggaaatttgaatTTTCCGAGATGTTTATCGAAAATTTCATTCCTCATTAAAATTTCTGgaacagtttttttttattatattatttgtaaaaaaaaattacattttttttcattctatttttttagtgAGGAACAATGGAGTAATATTCCAAAACTTTGATCAGTTGTGAAtgcttcagttaaatctatacatattgattgtgttttttctATCCCTATTtcacaccaaaaaaaaaatattaaaaataaaataacataccgggtttttgaaatttccggttaAGTATAATAACTACcggatatttcaaaaatttgaaatttccggtaaggAAAATTTAACTACcag
It includes:
- the LOC101501301 gene encoding U-box domain-containing protein 13-like: MEGDKVSVVIDLLNEIANISDFRPMVKKQYCNLARRLKLLIPLFEEIRDMKGSIPKHTSKAIISFKEALESAREILRFGSEGSKIFMVLERDQIMNNFYEVTARLEQSLDGISYDKLDISDEVKEQVDLVLAQFRRAKGRVDDPDVKLYEDISSLYTNSNDTATDPALLSRLADKLQLMGIADLTQESLALHEMVAASGGDPGARIEKMSMLLKKIKDHVQIENLVKDDAVIGKTLSSGFYGLGANDKNHQVPTIPSDFKCPISLELMKDPVIVSTGQTYERSCIEKWLQDGHGTCPKTQQSLTSTVLTPNYVLRSLIEQWCEANGIEPPKRPSSSEPSKSASACSPAERSKIESLIQKLTSGSPEDQRSAAGEIRLLAKRNADNRVAIAEAGAIPLLVGLLSVPDSRTQEHAVTALLNLSIYESNKGSIVSSGAVPGIVHVLKRGSMEARENAAATLFSLSVIDENKVTIGSSGAISPLVTLLSEGTQRGKKDAATALFNLCIYQGNKGKAVRAGVIPTLMRLLTEPTGGMVDEALAILAILASHPDGKAAIGAAEAVPVLVEFIGNGSPRNKENAAAVLVHLCSGDRQYLVQAQELGVMAPLLELAQNGTDRGKRKATQLIERMSRFREQELQEVMTQMDLQVPNDDIQPPLIINLEDT